The region AAGATCAAGGGAGGCCGGGCCTGGAAGTTCAACCCCAAGTCCGGCGCCTACCTGCTCCTCCAGCAGGTGGGAGAGATGGAACCGATAGAGCCCAACTATCAGGTGAAAGTCAAGGATTACCCCGTTTTTCAGCAGTTGTCGGAGATCCGAACGATCGTCGCCGACGAGCAGAATGAATACCTCCGGAACAGGGGCATTCTGCAATACTCCGCCACGGGTATCGGGGACAAAGTGCAATGGCGCGGTTACACGCTCTTTCCCTACGTCCTCGCCTTCAACGCCGATCACCTGGACGATAATCTTCCTTCGACCCTGAATATCATCAGCACCGCCGTCAGCTCCGTCCTCCGGAGCAAGAGGATCGAGCGGAAAGCCGAAGATCTCAGGCGGGACCTCGACAAGGCGCGCGACATCCAGCGAAGCATCCTCCCTCAGCACGAGATGCGGTTCCACAAGTACGAGCTCTACGGAATCTCGTTGCCCGACCGGATCGTCGGGGGAGATTTTTTCGATTATCTCCGCGTGGACGACGATACCGAGCGGCTCGGGGTGGTGATCGGGGACGCGGCCAGCAAGGGAGTTTCTGCCGCGGTGCAGGCGCTCTATACTTCCGGGGCCCTCCGGATGGGGTTCGAGTTCCAGACCAAAATGAGCGTCCTCCTCTCCCGCGTGAACAAGCTCCTCCACAAGACATTTTCCGAGGAGA is a window of Bacteroidota bacterium DNA encoding:
- a CDS encoding PP2C family protein-serine/threonine phosphatase — its product is KIKGGRAWKFNPKSGAYLLLQQVGEMEPIEPNYQVKVKDYPVFQQLSEIRTIVADEQNEYLRNRGILQYSATGIGDKVQWRGYTLFPYVLAFNADHLDDNLPSTLNIISTAVSSVLRSKRIERKAEDLRRDLDKARDIQRSILPQHEMRFHKYELYGISLPDRIVGGDFFDYLRVDDDTERLGVVIGDAASKGVSAAVQALYTSGALRMGFEFQTKMSVLLSRVNKLLHKTFSEEKFVSLFYAELTDDRSGLVLYANCGHNNPVFLPANSDTPQFLEATGQLLGPFPNEKFKTESIMMGKEDILLLYTDGVSEATNEQGEAYGEDRMVRLIVEFRSRTPKELASLIIEDVEKFNTLGTLTDDKTVVVIKRIS